From Tepidisphaeraceae bacterium, a single genomic window includes:
- a CDS encoding ATP-binding protein: MSGAPIVSVQVRSEQDVVLSRQRARRIAESLGFTMQEQTAFATAVSELARNAFQYGGGGRVDFTMRIDEQPQVLVVRVSDNGPGIANLRKILDGRYRSETGMGLGIVGSRRLSDEFDITSVPGRGTIVTLGKQLPRRTSPLTMQALGMVAEQLAHRGPQSPFQEVQEQNRALLLAMDDLRARQGEVERLNAELAETNRGVVALYAELDEKAESLRRASEYKSRFLSDMTHELRTPLNAIVSLSRILLDRLDGELTAEQERQVSLIHRSATSLGEMVNDLLDLAKIEAGKTDVHVASFSVAELLTALRGIFRPLATDGRVTLTVEEPPTDLATMHSDERKVSQILRNLVSNALKFTEQGEVRVRVERTADGMVAFNVADTGIGIAPEHIAQIFDDFTQIDSGVQRRLRGTGLGLPLTRKLARLLGGDVAVTSAPGEGSTFVVTLVLNLEAPTTDATAEPLQVITTGGSDV; the protein is encoded by the coding sequence TTGAGCGGCGCGCCGATCGTGAGCGTACAGGTTCGCTCGGAGCAGGACGTGGTCCTGAGCCGCCAGCGTGCGCGCCGCATCGCCGAATCGCTCGGCTTCACGATGCAAGAACAGACCGCCTTCGCGACGGCCGTCTCGGAGCTGGCGCGCAACGCGTTTCAGTACGGCGGTGGCGGGCGGGTGGATTTCACGATGCGCATCGACGAGCAACCGCAGGTGCTGGTGGTGCGCGTGTCAGACAATGGCCCGGGCATCGCCAACCTGCGCAAGATCCTCGACGGGCGTTACCGGTCGGAAACGGGCATGGGGCTGGGCATCGTGGGCTCGCGGCGGCTCAGCGACGAGTTCGACATCACCTCGGTCCCCGGCCGCGGCACGATCGTCACGCTCGGCAAGCAACTGCCCCGCCGAACCAGTCCCCTGACGATGCAAGCGCTGGGCATGGTGGCCGAACAACTGGCCCACCGCGGGCCGCAGAGCCCGTTCCAAGAGGTGCAGGAACAGAACAGGGCGCTTCTGCTGGCGATGGACGATCTGCGTGCGCGCCAAGGCGAGGTCGAGCGGTTGAACGCGGAACTCGCCGAGACGAACCGCGGCGTGGTGGCGCTGTACGCCGAGTTGGACGAAAAGGCCGAATCGCTTCGCCGGGCGTCGGAGTACAAGAGCCGCTTCCTGTCGGACATGACGCACGAGCTGCGCACGCCGTTGAACGCGATCGTCAGCCTGTCGCGCATCCTGCTCGACCGCTTGGACGGCGAGCTGACGGCGGAGCAGGAGCGTCAGGTGAGCCTGATCCACCGGTCGGCGACGTCGCTTGGCGAGATGGTGAACGACCTGCTCGACCTGGCCAAGATTGAGGCGGGCAAGACCGATGTCCACGTCGCCAGCTTCTCGGTCGCCGAGCTGCTCACCGCGCTGCGCGGCATCTTTCGCCCGCTGGCGACCGATGGCCGGGTGACGCTGACCGTCGAGGAACCGCCGACCGACCTGGCGACCATGCACAGCGACGAGCGGAAGGTCTCGCAGATCCTGCGCAACCTCGTCAGCAACGCGCTGAAGTTCACCGAACAAGGCGAGGTGCGCGTGCGTGTCGAGCGCACGGCCGACGGCATGGTGGCGTTCAACGTCGCGGACACCGGCATCGGCATTGCGCCCGAGCACATCGCGCAGATATTCGACGACTTCACGCAGATCGACAGCGGCGTGCAGCGCCGCCTGCGGGGGACGGGGCTCGGCCTGCCGCTGACGCGCAAGCTCGCGCGGCTGCTGGGTGGTGATGTGGCGGTCACCAGCGCGCCGGGCGAGGGGTCGACGTTCGTCGTCACGCTCGTCTTGAACCTTGAGGCCCCCACCACCGACGCGACGGCCGAACCCTTGCAGGTGATCACCACGGGGGGCAGCGATGTCTGA
- a CDS encoding SpoIIE family protein phosphatase, translating into MTVRPRDPITLHVTESSQVGEVRRAAATLADYLDFDQTRSGEVAIVLTELATNLVRHAESGEVILQSFGQGERPGLEAIAIDRGPGIANVADALRDGYSTGGTPGTGMGAVTRLATSFDVYTAKDSGTAIVVRFGNCAPSESAGIPKCAIGGVCLPKRGEDACGDTWWAQTLPDGRTNIAVADGLGHGLQAAEASRQAIRLFRENPEAEGVEMLEIMHIGLRSTRGAAVAIAELRPATREVRFTGVGNVAGIIVSPGDATRSMISHNGTVGAEARRIQTFNYPWPAGSLLVMHSDGLATQWQIGKYPGLFNRHPSLIAGVLYRDFRRERDDVTVLVASEGGRP; encoded by the coding sequence TTGACCGTCAGACCCCGCGACCCGATCACGCTCCACGTCACCGAATCGAGCCAGGTTGGCGAGGTTCGCCGTGCCGCCGCCACGCTCGCCGATTACCTCGATTTCGACCAGACGCGTAGTGGTGAGGTGGCGATCGTACTGACGGAATTGGCGACGAACCTCGTGCGCCACGCCGAGTCTGGCGAGGTCATCCTGCAATCGTTCGGCCAAGGCGAACGCCCGGGCCTAGAGGCGATCGCGATCGACCGCGGGCCCGGCATCGCCAACGTGGCCGACGCGCTGCGCGACGGCTACTCGACCGGTGGCACGCCCGGCACCGGCATGGGCGCCGTGACACGTCTGGCCACATCGTTCGACGTCTACACCGCCAAGGATTCGGGCACCGCGATCGTCGTGCGGTTCGGCAACTGCGCGCCGTCGGAGTCGGCGGGCATTCCCAAGTGCGCGATCGGTGGCGTCTGCCTGCCCAAGCGCGGCGAGGACGCGTGCGGCGACACGTGGTGGGCCCAGACGCTGCCCGACGGTCGCACCAACATCGCCGTCGCCGATGGGCTCGGTCACGGCTTGCAGGCCGCCGAGGCATCCCGCCAGGCGATTCGCCTGTTCCGCGAGAACCCCGAGGCCGAAGGCGTCGAGATGCTCGAGATCATGCACATCGGCCTCCGCAGCACGCGCGGCGCCGCCGTCGCGATCGCCGAGCTGCGCCCGGCCACGCGCGAGGTGCGCTTCACCGGTGTCGGCAACGTCGCGGGCATCATCGTCAGCCCAGGCGACGCGACGCGCAGCATGATCTCGCACAACGGCACCGTGGGGGCCGAGGCCCGCCGGATCCAGACCTTCAACTACCCCTGGCCGGCCGGTTCGCTGCTGGTGATGCACTCGGACGGTCTGGCAACGCAGTGGCAGATCGGCAAGTACCCCGGCCTGTTCAACCGGCACCCGAGCCTGATCGCGGGCGTTTTGTACCGCGACTTCCGGCGCGAGCGCGACGACGTCACTGTGCTGGTCGCCAGCGAAGGGGGCCGGCCTTGA
- a CDS encoding anti-sigma regulatory factor has protein sequence MPAPKSEVLQVRTSTDVVQVRQSVRALATEMGFSLIDQTKVVTAASELARNTLEHGGGGTAKLEPLAQGIRKGVRLTFEDQGPGISDVKLALTDGYTTGNGMGLGLSGSKRLVNEFDIDTQVGRGTRVTITKWK, from the coding sequence ATGCCGGCACCCAAGAGTGAGGTGTTGCAGGTCCGCACGTCGACGGACGTCGTACAGGTCCGCCAGTCCGTGCGCGCGCTGGCGACGGAAATGGGCTTCAGCCTGATCGACCAGACCAAGGTCGTGACGGCCGCCAGCGAGTTGGCGCGCAACACGCTCGAACATGGAGGTGGTGGCACGGCCAAGCTCGAACCGCTGGCGCAAGGAATCCGTAAGGGGGTGCGGTTGACGTTCGAGGATCAGGGGCCGGGCATTTCCGACGTTAAGCTGGCGTTGACCGACGGGTACACTACCGGTAATGGAATGGGCCTGGGCCTGAGCGGTTCCAAGCGGCTGGTGAACGAGTTCGACATCGATACCCAAGTGGGTCGGGGCACCCGCGTCACGATCACGAAATGGAAGTAA
- a CDS encoding STAS domain-containing protein, translating into MDRIPILQVGDLLLVTIQVDMHDRLAMTLQDDLTSRIADTGAKGVLIDISSLDVVDSFIGRMLANIAQMSRVLDAQTVVTGMRPAVAITLVELGMSLEGVRTALNVERGMELLRASVREASVIAFDEDGSTTADGGVADAGTQE; encoded by the coding sequence GTGGACCGTATCCCGATTCTGCAGGTCGGTGACCTGCTGCTGGTGACCATTCAGGTGGACATGCACGACCGCCTGGCGATGACGCTGCAGGACGACTTAACCTCGCGCATCGCCGACACCGGCGCCAAGGGCGTCCTGATCGACATTTCGTCGTTGGACGTGGTCGACTCGTTCATCGGCCGCATGCTGGCCAACATCGCGCAGATGTCCCGCGTGCTGGACGCGCAGACCGTCGTCACCGGCATGCGGCCGGCGGTCGCGATCACGCTGGTGGAACTGGGGATGTCGCTGGAGGGTGTTCGGACGGCGTTGAACGTCGAGCGCGGCATGGAACTGCTGCGCGCCTCGGTGCGCGAGGCGAGCGTGATCGCGTTCGACGAGGACGGTTCGACCACCGCCGACGGAGGCGTCGCCGATGCCGGCACCCAAGAGTGA
- a CDS encoding STAS domain-containing protein produces the protein MAGTGKMKLADIIRQHEASLLKDWLAVQSSSGAQRDDLMRESELREQSREFLSLFGQAVGSGSEDVESSEWEPLRDMLRSLSESRAQQGFTPTEIATFVFSFKQPLFSRLSAELSSNAKALVDEIWLATTLLDRLGLFTSEAFLKVREEIIARQQQDMLELSTPVVKLWEGVLALPMIGTLDSGRTQVVMESLLNRIVETGAQIAILDITGVPTVDTLVAQHLIKTVTAARLMGADCIISGIRPQIAQTIVHLGVDLKDVITKASLADAFALALTRTGMRITRVQSHSAKS, from the coding sequence GTGGCCGGTACTGGAAAAATGAAGCTTGCCGACATCATCAGGCAGCACGAAGCGTCGCTGCTGAAGGATTGGCTGGCCGTGCAGTCAAGCTCCGGCGCGCAGCGGGACGACCTGATGCGCGAATCGGAACTGCGCGAGCAGTCGCGCGAGTTCCTGTCGCTGTTCGGCCAGGCGGTCGGGAGCGGCTCGGAGGACGTCGAGTCGTCGGAATGGGAACCGCTCCGCGACATGCTGCGCAGCCTGTCCGAATCGCGTGCCCAGCAGGGCTTCACCCCCACCGAGATCGCGACGTTCGTCTTCTCGTTCAAGCAGCCGCTATTCAGCCGCCTCAGCGCCGAGCTGTCGTCCAACGCGAAGGCGCTCGTCGATGAAATCTGGCTGGCGACAACGCTCCTGGACCGGCTGGGCCTGTTCACGTCCGAGGCGTTCCTGAAGGTGCGCGAGGAGATCATCGCCCGCCAGCAGCAGGACATGCTCGAGCTGTCGACGCCGGTCGTAAAGCTCTGGGAAGGCGTGCTGGCACTGCCCATGATCGGCACCCTCGACAGTGGCCGCACCCAGGTGGTGATGGAGAGCCTGCTGAACCGGATCGTCGAGACCGGCGCGCAGATCGCGATCCTGGACATCACCGGTGTGCCCACGGTCGACACGCTGGTCGCGCAACACCTCATTAAGACCGTGACCGCGGCGCGCCTGATGGGCGCCGACTGCATCATCAGCGGCATTCGCCCGCAGATCGCCCAGACGATCGTCCACCTCGGTGTCGACCTGAAGGACGTCATCACCAAGGCCTCGCTCGCCGACGCGTTCGCGCTGGCGTTGACGCGCACGGGAATGCGGATCACCCGGGTCCAGTCCCACAGTGCCAAATCCTAG
- the hemB gene encoding porphobilinogen synthase, which yields MIPNRPAVDPNRPRRLRLSGGLRRMVRETALSPADFIYPLFVRHGRDVKAPIGSMPGQFQISVDRLAAEAREVASLGVPAVVLFGIPERKDAVGSDNFNDDGIVPRAIRAIKDAAPDLIVVSDMCFCEYTDHGHCGLINLPDQPHFNAKLPNGYLLNDASLELLARASATHVRAGADIIAPSGMLDNMVAAIRTALDSAGYDHVPIMSYAAKYASGFYGPFRDAAESPPAFGDRNGYQMDPANFREAMREVAIDVEQGADILMVKPAMPYLDVIAAVRAAHPLPVAAYQVSGEYAMLHAAAANGWLDLRRCATESLTSIKRAGADLILTYFAKDAARWLQP from the coding sequence ATGATCCCCAATCGTCCCGCTGTCGATCCCAACCGTCCCCGCCGCCTGCGCCTTAGTGGTGGGCTGCGCCGCATGGTGCGCGAGACCGCGCTGTCACCGGCCGACTTCATCTACCCATTGTTCGTGCGCCACGGGCGCGACGTGAAGGCGCCGATCGGCTCGATGCCGGGTCAGTTTCAGATCAGCGTCGATCGGCTGGCGGCCGAGGCGCGCGAGGTGGCGTCGCTGGGCGTTCCCGCCGTCGTGCTGTTCGGCATTCCGGAACGTAAGGACGCGGTCGGAAGCGATAACTTCAACGACGACGGCATCGTGCCGCGCGCCATTCGGGCGATCAAAGACGCGGCGCCGGACCTGATCGTCGTCTCCGACATGTGCTTCTGCGAGTACACCGACCACGGCCATTGCGGGCTCATCAACCTGCCCGACCAGCCGCACTTCAATGCGAAGCTGCCCAACGGTTACCTGCTGAACGATGCCTCGCTGGAGTTGTTGGCGCGGGCATCGGCGACGCACGTGCGGGCGGGGGCGGACATCATCGCGCCGTCGGGCATGCTCGACAACATGGTCGCGGCCATTCGAACGGCGTTGGACAGCGCGGGGTACGACCACGTGCCGATCATGAGCTACGCTGCCAAGTACGCCAGTGGCTTCTACGGCCCCTTCCGCGACGCCGCCGAGAGTCCACCGGCGTTCGGGGATCGCAACGGTTACCAGATGGACCCGGCCAACTTCCGCGAAGCGATGCGCGAGGTCGCGATCGACGTCGAGCAAGGGGCCGACATCCTGATGGTGAAGCCGGCAATGCCCTACCTCGACGTCATCGCCGCCGTCCGCGCCGCCCATCCATTGCCGGTGGCCGCGTACCAGGTCAGCGGCGAGTACGCGATGCTCCACGCCGCCGCCGCCAATGGCTGGCTCGACCTGCGCCGCTGCGCGACCGAATCGCTGACAAGCATTAAGCGTGCCGGGGCAGACCTGATCCTGACCTACTTCGCCAAGGACGCCGCCCGTTGGCTCCAGCCCTGA
- a CDS encoding glycosyltransferase family 39 protein, producing MSWSRRSIPSPMRRLLFVVLTLTVFLGFLGQTRVTGSHEERVVVTALSMVRSGWPWAARPTVTPVVELQETADDKALVPRADGATRSVNPWLIPVFHNEIRLQKPPLPYWATAVAFRVLGENAFAARAVPGLLGAFATLLLYCMARRVGGRRVAGAAALIWISSYFVVSEYRKAMADPYLAVAVLGAVWAGVRSPGTDQLRESTTRTSVLLFYAFLAMGALAKGPVVVLHVAVALAAFAMCFRRWPVGGRPRWHVIGVVGFLMVTLPWPAYVWSTIPEAIELWRYESVGEFADNARNARPWWYYLPAVLLLTLPWVLPWLFSVWTTVRRPTGRRLFPIVWLVLTVLIFSFVHMKKNAYLLPAMPALALGAAFGATRAIALSRQLPKPRWLRHIASVQTLMGLGLALVIAYLLVTDPQASGASGRFAVTLEPALLAGLLGSLLAIAIAARPVFIKTPDRFADWFTAQSVAFAVLILLLLAFARSERKNRDADDAFHVRPQHVEAGIPSKIAKLSLFFLDSAKA from the coding sequence ATGTCGTGGTCTCGCCGCAGCATCCCGAGTCCGATGCGACGGCTGTTGTTCGTCGTTCTGACGCTCACGGTCTTCCTCGGGTTCCTGGGGCAAACTCGGGTGACGGGCAGCCACGAGGAACGCGTAGTCGTGACGGCGTTAAGCATGGTGCGGTCGGGCTGGCCGTGGGCGGCGCGACCGACTGTCACCCCCGTCGTAGAACTACAGGAGACGGCGGACGACAAGGCGCTGGTGCCACGCGCGGACGGCGCCACTCGATCCGTCAACCCTTGGTTGATCCCGGTCTTCCACAACGAGATTCGCCTACAGAAGCCCCCGTTACCCTACTGGGCGACAGCGGTCGCGTTCCGGGTGCTGGGGGAGAACGCGTTTGCGGCGCGCGCGGTGCCGGGATTGCTCGGTGCATTTGCGACTTTGCTGCTGTACTGCATGGCCCGACGCGTCGGTGGTCGGCGCGTGGCGGGGGCGGCGGCACTGATATGGATCTCGTCGTACTTCGTCGTCAGCGAGTATCGCAAAGCCATGGCCGACCCGTACTTGGCCGTGGCCGTATTAGGGGCGGTGTGGGCGGGGGTAAGATCACCTGGCACGGATCAGTTGCGGGAATCTACGACGCGCACCAGCGTGCTGCTGTTCTACGCGTTCCTCGCGATGGGCGCCTTGGCCAAGGGGCCGGTGGTCGTACTGCACGTTGCCGTTGCGTTGGCCGCCTTCGCGATGTGCTTCCGACGCTGGCCAGTTGGCGGGCGCCCGCGGTGGCATGTGATCGGGGTGGTTGGCTTCCTCATGGTGACGCTGCCCTGGCCGGCGTACGTGTGGTCGACCATTCCGGAAGCGATCGAGTTGTGGCGGTACGAGTCGGTCGGGGAGTTCGCCGACAACGCGCGCAACGCCCGGCCGTGGTGGTACTACCTGCCGGCGGTACTACTGCTGACCCTGCCGTGGGTGTTGCCCTGGTTGTTCAGCGTTTGGACCACCGTGCGACGCCCGACCGGTCGGCGGCTGTTCCCCATCGTCTGGCTGGTGCTGACCGTTCTGATTTTCTCTTTCGTCCACATGAAGAAGAACGCCTACCTGCTGCCCGCGATGCCCGCACTGGCGTTGGGCGCCGCATTCGGTGCGACGCGTGCGATCGCATTATCGCGGCAGCTCCCCAAGCCACGCTGGTTGAGGCACATAGCGTCGGTACAAACATTGATGGGCCTCGGCTTGGCGCTGGTGATCGCGTACTTGCTCGTCACGGATCCACAGGCGTCTGGCGCGTCTGGCCGTTTCGCGGTGACGCTGGAACCGGCGCTACTGGCCGGCTTGCTGGGCAGCCTTTTGGCGATCGCGATCGCAGCGCGACCGGTGTTCATCAAGACGCCCGACCGCTTCGCCGACTGGTTCACGGCTCAATCCGTCGCGTTCGCGGTGCTGATCTTACTGCTCCTGGCCTTCGCGCGATCGGAACGGAAGAACCGCGACGCCGACGATGCGTTCCATGTGCGGCCTCAACACGTCGAGGCTGGAATACCGTCAAAAATTGCCAAATTAAGCCTATTCTTCCTTGATTCGGCCAAAGCGTAG
- a CDS encoding PAS domain S-box protein: MDNDAQHPTVTLDQILITGQLTRRPAPPPNYTDEVAALHAVGRALTMDAQAALDALVDAALRLCRAGSAGVSLLEEDAHGQRSFRWVAMAGAYASYRGGTTPYDISPCGATLARGVAQLFDRPSRLFTDMRRAEPPEIIENLVVPFRSGDVEGTIWVATHDDQIHFTNEDARILTSLGDFTAVALAGQRVRSRHQASEARLAQIVESVRDYAMFTMDRDGIVTSWNVGADKVFGYGQDEIIGRTSDEIWTPEDLARDEPHKERERARTDGRAADERWHMRNDGTRFFASGILTPLLGDDGRLVGYTKVCRDITERKRAEERANRILESITDAFYAVDRQWRFTYVNAGAERLLHRRREELIGRVIWDEFPSALGTEFERQYNRTMNERVTTQFVEFYPAPLEGWYDIRAYPSPEGISVYFQDINERKRDEDALRASEERFALAVDAAELGTFHWTLPVGRIEWNRRLREFFWMSPDETIVRERLFDRIHPDDRQRVQRSVERAISGQERYDIEYRVVGPNGQIRWLHSTGQVSADEAGKPPTRLDGVVMDITERRRLITGLQSERAKLANIIEQAPAFICTLRGPEHVFELANERYYEIVGHRDVIGKPVRDALPEVAGQGFFELMDRVYQTGETFAGSELPLQLQRTEGDALEDRYINVVYQATRDNDGRISGIFVHGVDVTDFVLARDALRQSEARFRQLADAMPQIVWAARPDGTVDYYNKRWHEYTGMPEGLTGDESWTPLAPPEDLKLVFVRWTEALRTGQPYEVECRFRRSADGAYRWHLARALPVRDAHGDIVRWFGTNTDIHDFKLLQEQNEQLLESERSARTEAERASRMKDEFLATLSHELRTPLNAILGWSQILRMSNRDEGELEEGLQTIERNARAQTQIIEDLLDMSRIISGKVRLDVQPVDLTAVVSAAIDTVRPAAAAKRVQVQSVLDPLTHPVSADPNRLQQVFWNLLSNAVKFTPSGGRVQVSVHRVNSHIEVSVTDTGEGINPQFLPHVFDRFRQADASTTRRHGGLGLGLSIVKQLTELHGGSVRVTSRGAGTGATFIVALPLNVLRPGDDPDAPLRRPDAEIAVAADACAQLKGVRVLVVDDEPDARSMVQRLLSDCDAIVTAADSVAHAMQRLSEGKFDVLVSDIGMPGEDGYALIRRIRALPADRNGKVCAVALTAYARAEDRVRSILSGYDMHVSKPVEPAELIATVASLASRVR, encoded by the coding sequence ATGGACAACGACGCGCAGCATCCCACGGTCACGCTCGACCAGATCCTGATCACCGGGCAATTGACCCGCCGCCCCGCGCCACCTCCCAACTACACCGACGAGGTCGCTGCGCTGCACGCGGTGGGGCGCGCGCTGACGATGGACGCACAGGCCGCGCTCGACGCGCTGGTGGATGCGGCGCTGCGCCTCTGCCGCGCCGGATCGGCCGGCGTCAGTCTGCTCGAGGAGGACGCGCACGGGCAGCGATCGTTCCGCTGGGTCGCGATGGCGGGGGCGTACGCCAGCTACCGCGGTGGGACCACCCCGTACGACATCAGTCCCTGCGGCGCCACGCTGGCGCGCGGGGTGGCGCAGCTGTTCGACCGTCCGTCCCGCCTCTTCACGGACATGCGTCGCGCCGAGCCACCGGAGATCATCGAGAACCTCGTCGTGCCGTTCCGGTCCGGCGACGTCGAGGGCACCATCTGGGTGGCGACCCACGACGACCAGATCCACTTCACCAACGAGGACGCCCGCATCCTGACCAGCCTCGGCGACTTCACCGCCGTGGCGCTGGCGGGCCAGCGCGTGCGGTCTCGCCACCAGGCGAGCGAGGCGCGGCTGGCGCAGATCGTCGAGAGCGTGCGGGATTACGCGATGTTCACGATGGACCGCGACGGCATCGTCACCAGTTGGAACGTGGGGGCCGACAAGGTCTTCGGCTACGGTCAGGACGAGATCATCGGCCGCACCAGCGACGAGATCTGGACGCCCGAGGACCTGGCGCGCGACGAGCCGCACAAGGAGCGCGAGCGGGCCCGCACCGATGGCCGCGCCGCCGACGAGCGCTGGCACATGCGCAACGATGGCACCCGCTTCTTCGCCAGCGGCATCCTGACGCCACTGCTGGGCGACGACGGGCGCCTGGTGGGCTACACGAAGGTCTGCCGCGACATCACCGAGCGCAAGCGTGCCGAGGAGCGCGCCAACCGCATCCTCGAAAGCATCACCGACGCGTTCTACGCCGTCGACCGGCAGTGGCGCTTCACGTACGTGAACGCCGGCGCCGAGCGGTTGCTGCACCGCCGTCGTGAGGAACTGATCGGCCGGGTGATCTGGGACGAGTTCCCCAGCGCGCTCGGCACCGAGTTTGAACGCCAGTACAACCGCACGATGAACGAGCGCGTGACCACGCAGTTCGTCGAGTTCTACCCGGCGCCGCTCGAGGGGTGGTACGACATTCGCGCCTACCCGTCGCCCGAGGGCATCTCGGTCTACTTCCAGGACATCAACGAGCGCAAGCGCGACGAGGACGCGCTGCGCGCCAGCGAGGAACGCTTTGCCTTGGCCGTGGATGCGGCCGAACTGGGGACCTTCCACTGGACGCTGCCCGTCGGGCGCATCGAGTGGAACCGGCGCCTGCGGGAATTCTTCTGGATGTCGCCGGACGAGACGATCGTGCGCGAGCGGTTGTTCGATCGCATCCACCCCGACGACCGCCAGCGCGTGCAGCGGTCGGTCGAACGGGCGATCTCGGGGCAGGAGCGGTACGACATCGAGTACCGCGTGGTCGGGCCGAACGGTCAGATCCGATGGTTGCACTCGACGGGTCAGGTCAGTGCCGATGAGGCGGGCAAGCCGCCCACGCGGCTCGACGGTGTCGTGATGGACATCACCGAACGTCGCCGGTTGATCACCGGGCTGCAGAGCGAGCGGGCGAAGCTCGCCAACATCATCGAGCAGGCGCCGGCGTTCATCTGCACGCTGCGCGGGCCCGAGCACGTCTTCGAACTGGCCAACGAGCGATACTACGAGATCGTGGGGCACCGCGATGTCATCGGCAAACCCGTGCGCGATGCGCTGCCGGAGGTGGCAGGACAGGGCTTCTTCGAACTGATGGACCGCGTCTACCAGACCGGCGAAACGTTCGCTGGCAGCGAGTTGCCACTCCAGTTGCAGCGCACCGAGGGCGATGCGCTCGAGGATCGGTACATCAACGTCGTCTACCAGGCGACGCGCGACAACGATGGCCGCATCTCGGGCATCTTCGTGCACGGCGTGGACGTGACGGACTTCGTGCTGGCCCGCGATGCGCTGCGCCAGAGCGAGGCGCGCTTCCGCCAGCTGGCCGATGCCATGCCCCAGATCGTCTGGGCGGCCAGGCCCGATGGCACCGTCGATTACTACAACAAGCGCTGGCACGAGTACACCGGGATGCCCGAGGGCCTAACCGGCGATGAGAGCTGGACGCCGCTGGCGCCGCCGGAGGACCTCAAGCTCGTGTTCGTCCGTTGGACCGAGGCGCTGCGCACCGGGCAGCCGTACGAGGTCGAGTGCCGCTTCCGGCGCAGCGCCGACGGCGCGTATCGCTGGCACCTGGCCCGCGCGCTACCGGTGCGCGACGCGCATGGCGACATCGTGCGCTGGTTCGGCACGAACACCGACATTCACGACTTCAAGCTGCTGCAGGAGCAGAACGAGCAGTTGCTGGAATCCGAACGGTCCGCCCGCACCGAGGCCGAGCGCGCCAGCCGGATGAAGGACGAGTTCCTCGCGACGCTGTCGCACGAGCTGCGCACCCCGTTGAACGCGATCCTGGGCTGGTCGCAGATCCTGCGCATGAGCAACCGCGACGAGGGCGAACTGGAGGAGGGCCTGCAGACGATCGAGCGCAACGCGCGGGCGCAGACGCAGATCATCGAGGACCTGCTGGACATGAGCCGCATCATCAGCGGCAAGGTGCGGCTCGACGTGCAGCCGGTCGACCTGACCGCGGTGGTATCGGCGGCGATCGACACGGTCCGGCCGGCGGCGGCGGCGAAGCGCGTGCAGGTCCAGTCGGTGCTCGACCCGCTCACGCACCCGGTCAGCGCCGACCCGAACCGCCTGCAGCAGGTCTTCTGGAACCTGCTGAGCAACGCCGTCAAGTTCACGCCCAGCGGCGGGCGCGTGCAGGTGAGCGTCCATCGCGTCAACTCGCACATCGAGGTGAGCGTGACCGACACCGGCGAGGGCATCAACCCCCAGTTCCTGCCGCACGTGTTCGACCGCTTCCGCCAGGCCGACGCCAGCACGACGCGCCGCCACGGTGGGCTGGGGCTGGGCCTGTCGATCGTGAAGCAACTGACCGAACTGCACGGCGGCAGCGTGCGGGTGACCAGCCGTGGCGCCGGCACGGGCGCGACGTTCATCGTCGCGCTACCGCTAAACGTGCTGCGACCCGGCGACGACCCCGACGCGCCACTGCGCCGCCCCGACGCCGAGATCGCCGTCGCCGCCGATGCGTGCGCGCAGCTGAAGGGCGTGCGCGTGCTGGTGGTCGACGACGAGCCCGACGCTCGCAGCATGGTCCAGCGACTGCTGAGCGACTGCGACGCCATCGTGACGGCCGCCGACTCGGTCGCGCACGCCATGCAGCGGCTGAGCGAGGGGAAGTTCGACGTGCTGGTCAGCGACATCGGAATGCCCGGCGAGGACGGCTACGCGCTGATCCGGCGCATCCGCGCGCTGCCGGCCGATCGCAACGGCAAGGTCTGCGCGGTCGCGCTCACCGCCTACGCGCGCGCCGAGGACCGGGTGCGTTCGATTTTGTCCGGCTACGACATGCACGTCTCCAAGCCAGTCGAGCCCGCCGAGCTGATCGCCACGGTCGCCAGCCTGGCCAGCCGTGTGCGGTAA